Proteins from one Thermobifida alba genomic window:
- a CDS encoding sulfite exporter TauE/SafE family protein gives MRTLVLLALAGFLAQLVDGSLGMAYGVTSTTLLLLIGTNPAAASATVHLAEIGTTLASGVAHWRLGNVDWKVVGRIALPGAVGAFAGATFLSGLSTEVAKPVMSAILLALGLYLLVRFTAWGVSTRSLGRPVRRRFLIPLGLFGGFVDATGGGGWGPVGTPALLASGRMEPRKVIGSIDTSEFIVALAASLGFLVGLGSAGVNPGWAVALLVGGVAAAPVAAWIVRVFPPRVLGSAVGGLILLTNTRTILTSDWVTVSDPVRTAVYALVWLLWAAAVAWSVRAHLADRRACAVDRTRQSPEAVPAEE, from the coding sequence ATGCGCACCCTGGTCCTCCTGGCCTTGGCGGGCTTCCTCGCCCAACTCGTCGACGGCAGCCTCGGCATGGCCTACGGCGTCACCTCCACCACCCTCCTGCTGCTCATCGGCACCAACCCCGCGGCCGCCTCGGCCACGGTCCACCTCGCCGAGATCGGCACCACCCTCGCCTCGGGCGTGGCGCACTGGCGGCTGGGCAACGTCGACTGGAAGGTGGTGGGACGCATCGCCCTGCCCGGCGCGGTGGGCGCCTTCGCCGGGGCGACCTTCCTGAGCGGGTTGTCCACCGAGGTCGCCAAACCGGTCATGTCCGCGATCCTCCTCGCCCTCGGCCTCTACCTCCTGGTCCGCTTCACCGCCTGGGGCGTGTCCACCCGCAGCCTCGGCAGGCCCGTCCGCAGGCGCTTCCTCATCCCGCTCGGCCTGTTCGGCGGGTTCGTCGACGCGACCGGCGGCGGCGGTTGGGGCCCCGTGGGCACCCCCGCCCTGTTGGCCAGCGGACGCATGGAACCCCGCAAGGTCATCGGCTCCATCGACACCAGCGAGTTCATCGTCGCCCTCGCGGCCAGCCTCGGCTTCCTCGTGGGGCTGGGCTCGGCCGGGGTGAACCCGGGCTGGGCCGTCGCCCTGCTCGTCGGCGGCGTCGCCGCGGCCCCCGTCGCCGCCTGGATCGTCCGGGTCTTCCCTCCGCGCGTCCTCGGCTCCGCGGTCGGCGGCCTGATCCTGCTCACCAACACCCGCACCATCCTCACCAGCGACTGGGTCACCGTCTCCGACCCGGTCCGCACGGCCGTCTACGCGCTCGTCTGGCTGCTCTGGGCCGCCGCGGTCGCCTGGTCGGTCCGCGCCCACCTGGCCGACCGGCGTGCCTGCGCCGTCGACCGGACACGGCAGTCCCCGGAAGCCGTCCCCGCCGAGGAGTAG
- the ctaD gene encoding cytochrome c oxidase subunit I: MTASDVVQPTTAAPRKQPRGSVLASWLSSTDHKVIGYLYIITAFFFFLVAGVMALLIRAELMSPGLQLMNNETYNQLFTVHGGAMLLLFATPMFTGFANVVMPLQIGAPDVAFPRLNMFSYWLFLFGGLIVISGFVTPSGAASFGWFSYTPLSDAVRSPGIGGDLWAIGLVVAGLGTILGSVNFITTIACMRAPGMTLFRMPIFTWNVLFTGILVLLAFPVLTGALAALVADRILGAQVFNPAHGGPILYQHLFWFFGHPEVYVIALPFFGIVTEVVPVFSRKPLFGYKGMVGATVAITGLSMTVWAHHMYPTGAVLLPFFAFLSFLIAVPTGVKFFNWIGTMWRGQLTFEAPMLFAIGFLVTFLFGGLTGVVLASPPLDFHVHDSYFVVGHFHYVVFGTVVFAMFAGFYFWWPKFTGKMLNETLAKWHFWTLFLGFHGTFLVQHWLGVIGMPRRYADYLPSDGFTLLNQISSVSSFVLGASTLFFLYNVWWTAKYGKRVEGDDPWGHGASLEWATSCPPPRHNFTSLPRIRSERPAFDLHHGHRLNPTREPLIGQQRTEE; encoded by the coding sequence ATGACCGCCTCAGACGTGGTGCAGCCGACCACCGCGGCGCCCCGGAAGCAGCCCAGGGGCTCGGTCCTCGCCTCGTGGCTGTCCTCCACCGACCACAAGGTCATCGGCTACCTGTACATCATCACCGCGTTCTTCTTCTTCCTGGTGGCCGGGGTCATGGCGCTGCTGATCCGGGCCGAGCTGATGTCCCCCGGGCTGCAGCTGATGAACAACGAGACCTACAACCAGTTGTTCACGGTGCACGGCGGCGCCATGCTGCTGCTGTTCGCCACCCCCATGTTCACCGGGTTCGCCAACGTCGTCATGCCGCTGCAGATCGGCGCGCCCGACGTGGCCTTCCCCCGGTTGAACATGTTCAGCTACTGGCTGTTCCTGTTCGGCGGGCTCATCGTCATCTCCGGGTTCGTCACCCCGAGCGGTGCGGCGAGCTTCGGCTGGTTCTCCTACACTCCGCTGTCGGACGCGGTGCGCTCCCCCGGCATCGGCGGCGACCTGTGGGCGATCGGGCTGGTCGTCGCCGGTCTGGGCACCATCCTGGGGTCGGTGAACTTCATCACCACCATCGCGTGCATGCGCGCGCCCGGCATGACCCTGTTCCGCATGCCGATCTTCACCTGGAACGTGCTGTTCACCGGGATCCTGGTGCTGCTGGCCTTCCCGGTGCTCACCGGTGCGCTCGCGGCACTGGTCGCCGACCGCATCCTCGGCGCGCAGGTCTTCAACCCCGCGCACGGCGGCCCGATCCTCTACCAGCACCTGTTCTGGTTCTTCGGCCACCCGGAGGTCTACGTCATCGCGCTGCCGTTCTTCGGCATCGTCACCGAGGTCGTTCCGGTGTTCAGCCGCAAGCCGCTCTTCGGCTACAAGGGCATGGTGGGGGCGACCGTCGCGATCACCGGGCTGTCGATGACGGTGTGGGCGCACCACATGTACCCCACCGGCGCGGTGCTGCTGCCGTTCTTCGCCTTCCTGTCGTTCCTCATCGCGGTGCCCACCGGGGTGAAGTTCTTCAACTGGATCGGCACCATGTGGCGCGGCCAGCTCACCTTCGAGGCGCCGATGCTGTTCGCCATCGGCTTTTTGGTGACCTTCCTGTTCGGCGGGCTGACCGGGGTGGTCCTGGCCTCTCCGCCGCTGGACTTCCACGTGCACGACTCCTACTTCGTGGTCGGCCACTTCCACTACGTGGTGTTCGGCACCGTGGTGTTCGCGATGTTCGCGGGCTTCTACTTCTGGTGGCCCAAGTTCACCGGGAAGATGCTCAACGAGACGCTGGCCAAGTGGCACTTCTGGACGCTGTTCCTCGGCTTCCACGGCACCTTCCTGGTGCAGCACTGGCTGGGGGTCATCGGCATGCCGCGGCGCTACGCCGACTACCTGCCCAGCGACGGGTTCACGCTGCTCAACCAGATCTCGTCGGTGTCCTCCTTCGTGCTGGGCGCCTCCACGCTGTTCTTCCTCTACAACGTCTGGTGGACGGCCAAGTACGGCAAGCGGGTCGAGGGCGACGACCCGTGGGGCCACGGCGCGTCCCTGGAGTGGGCGACCTCGTGTCCGCCGCCGCGGCACAACTTCACCTCGCTGCCGCGCATCCGCAGCGAGCGCCCCGCCTTCGACCTGCACCACGGTCACCGGTTGAACCCGACCAGGGAGCCGCTGATCGGCCAGCAGCGCACCGAGGAGTAG
- a CDS encoding thiamine pyrophosphate-dependent enzyme, with the protein MTRIASEVLVERLAEWDVDTVFGLPGDGVNGIMEGLRRHRDQVRFVLVHHEEAAAFMACGYAKATGRLGVCLATSGPGGIHLLNGLYDAKLDHAPVLAVTGMQETSVLGTDYQQEVRLDQLFADVAEYNQVITNPVQLPGVVDIAVRTALARRGVAHLTFPNDLQVADADADPWAHVAPARPPRSAPRYLAPPGRPRQEDLERAAALLNAARRPALLVGAGALGAGAEVARVAELLGAPVVKTLPGKAVIGDDSPLTTGGLGLLGTRPSEELVDDVDVLFMIGTNFPYTAHLPEPGTVRVVQLEADPVRAGRRLPTEVPMIGDAKEGLRALLPLLRRNGDRDHLARYQQAMQRWRSDMRALQTPARHPVAPQYLMAVVDDLAADDAILTCDSGTVATWAARHWTIRGDRGFYLSGNLASMAAGLPYAVAVQHAFPGRQVIAFVGDGGFAMLMAEFLTAAQHRLPVKVVVNNNNSLGQILWEQMVLGYPEHGVRYPEPFTDFSSWARACHGYGAKVTRAADLPGAVRAALAHDGPALVDVDVNPDEPPMPGKVTHEQATRFAEAFLRGQPRRVAIASTLFRDRIQQMEG; encoded by the coding sequence ATGACTCGGATCGCGTCGGAAGTGCTGGTCGAGCGGTTGGCCGAGTGGGACGTCGACACCGTCTTCGGGCTGCCCGGGGACGGCGTCAACGGAATCATGGAGGGGCTGCGGCGGCACCGGGACCAGGTCCGTTTCGTCCTGGTCCACCACGAGGAGGCCGCCGCCTTCATGGCCTGCGGGTACGCCAAGGCCACCGGTCGCCTGGGGGTGTGCCTGGCCACCTCCGGCCCCGGCGGCATCCACCTGCTCAACGGCCTGTACGACGCCAAACTCGACCACGCGCCCGTGCTGGCGGTCACCGGAATGCAGGAGACGTCGGTCCTGGGCACCGACTACCAGCAGGAGGTGCGCCTGGACCAGCTGTTCGCCGACGTCGCCGAGTACAACCAGGTGATCACCAACCCCGTGCAGCTGCCCGGGGTCGTCGACATCGCGGTGCGCACCGCCCTGGCGCGGCGCGGCGTGGCCCACCTGACCTTCCCCAACGACCTGCAGGTCGCCGACGCCGACGCCGACCCGTGGGCGCACGTCGCCCCGGCCCGGCCGCCGCGCTCCGCCCCCCGCTACCTGGCGCCGCCGGGACGGCCCCGGCAGGAGGACCTGGAGCGGGCCGCGGCGCTGCTCAACGCCGCCCGCAGACCCGCGCTGCTGGTGGGAGCGGGCGCGCTGGGCGCGGGGGCGGAGGTGGCCCGGGTCGCCGAACTGCTGGGCGCGCCGGTCGTCAAGACCCTGCCCGGCAAGGCCGTCATCGGCGACGACTCGCCGCTGACCACCGGTGGGCTCGGCCTGCTGGGCACCCGCCCCAGCGAGGAGCTGGTCGACGACGTCGACGTGCTCTTCATGATCGGCACCAACTTCCCCTACACCGCGCACCTGCCCGAACCCGGAACGGTGCGCGTGGTGCAGTTGGAGGCCGACCCGGTGCGGGCGGGCCGCCGCCTGCCCACCGAGGTGCCCATGATCGGCGACGCGAAGGAGGGGCTGCGGGCGCTGCTGCCGCTGCTGCGCCGCAACGGCGACCGCGACCACCTCGCCCGCTACCAGCAGGCCATGCAGCGGTGGCGTTCCGACATGCGAGCGCTGCAGACCCCGGCGCGGCACCCGGTCGCACCCCAGTACCTGATGGCGGTCGTCGACGACCTCGCCGCTGACGACGCCATCCTCACCTGCGACAGCGGCACGGTCGCCACCTGGGCGGCCCGGCACTGGACCATCCGCGGCGACCGCGGCTTCTACCTGTCGGGCAACCTCGCCAGCATGGCGGCCGGGCTGCCCTACGCCGTCGCCGTGCAGCACGCCTTCCCCGGACGCCAGGTCATCGCGTTCGTCGGGGACGGCGGGTTCGCGATGCTCATGGCGGAGTTCCTCACCGCGGCCCAGCACCGGCTGCCGGTCAAGGTCGTGGTCAACAACAACAACTCCCTCGGGCAGATCCTGTGGGAGCAGATGGTGCTCGGCTATCCCGAGCACGGGGTGCGCTATCCCGAGCCGTTCACCGACTTCTCGTCCTGGGCGAGGGCCTGCCACGGGTACGGGGCCAAGGTCACCCGGGCCGCGGACCTGCCGGGAGCGGTGCGCGCCGCCCTGGCGCACGACGGCCCGGCCCTGGTCGACGTGGACGTCAACCCCGACGAGCCGCCCATGCCCGGAAAGGTCACCCACGAGCAGGCGACCAGGTTCGCCGAGGCGTTCCTCAGGGGCCAGCCCAGACGGGTGGCGATCGCCTCGACCCTGTTCCGGGACCGCATCCAGCAGATGGAAGGGTGA
- a CDS encoding nucleotidyl transferase AbiEii/AbiGii toxin family protein, producing the protein MTSVPTGEFETHLTVSPVDGDREEDLGRWAAERGLKYTRILLERGRSADQPMLTFTASGSFAEQREAAARHAAELAGLGWPVVRTKIEAAPWNPGVPQTDAEAVANRPDQYFEHHVKLLLDDDALERVRETARRHDAHLSRNARRRRSDGRHERFVTQRGYRIGAEKAHRRLDALLAALAELGVTVLEVEREFVVLDDRLSLDEGWSTPGQTSWEASLSRLAVPEDTPVPEAGAPGFPATYQPVTDGEQARQRPVFDPATQHFDRAFRAGEPVFAVPATAARWHAARRSVREHLLRLVSASAWAGHLVLRGSALMPTWVGEEARDPGDLDWVVLPPDLGIADPRAAELLDGLVAAVRDSPAAPGGVLLDADGAVVEDIWTYDRVPGRRLLLRWSCAGLPDGALQLDFVFGEHLPEPAVTTRVPTADGEGVSLLAASPELSLAWKLLWLHDDMYPQGKDLYDAVLLAERYTPPRDLLRRVLAAAEYPVEGLTAKAVMGWEVDWAEFAAEYPDVPGDAVSWKRRLAAALGPVLD; encoded by the coding sequence ATGACATCGGTGCCGACCGGGGAGTTCGAAACCCACCTGACCGTGTCCCCGGTCGACGGCGACCGTGAGGAGGACCTGGGGCGCTGGGCGGCCGAGCGCGGACTGAAGTACACCCGCATCCTGCTGGAGCGGGGACGCTCCGCCGACCAGCCGATGCTGACCTTCACCGCCTCGGGTTCCTTCGCCGAGCAGCGGGAGGCCGCCGCCCGCCACGCCGCGGAACTGGCCGGACTCGGCTGGCCGGTGGTGCGCACCAAGATCGAGGCGGCCCCGTGGAACCCGGGGGTGCCGCAGACCGACGCCGAGGCCGTGGCCAACCGGCCCGACCAGTACTTCGAGCACCACGTGAAACTGCTGCTGGACGACGACGCCCTGGAACGGGTGCGGGAGACCGCGCGGCGGCACGACGCACACCTGTCCCGCAACGCCCGCAGACGGCGCTCCGACGGACGGCACGAGCGGTTCGTCACCCAGCGCGGCTACCGGATCGGCGCCGAGAAGGCGCACCGCCGCCTGGACGCCCTGCTGGCCGCCCTGGCGGAACTGGGGGTCACCGTCCTGGAGGTGGAACGGGAGTTCGTCGTCCTCGACGACCGGCTGTCCCTGGACGAGGGCTGGTCCACCCCGGGGCAGACCTCCTGGGAGGCTTCTCTGTCGAGACTCGCCGTCCCCGAAGACACCCCCGTCCCCGAGGCGGGGGCCCCGGGCTTCCCGGCGACCTACCAGCCCGTCACCGACGGGGAGCAGGCCCGGCAGCGTCCCGTCTTCGATCCGGCGACCCAGCACTTCGACCGTGCGTTCCGGGCGGGCGAGCCGGTCTTCGCCGTCCCCGCCACCGCCGCCCGGTGGCACGCGGCGCGCCGCTCGGTGCGCGAGCACCTGCTGCGGCTGGTGTCCGCCTCGGCGTGGGCCGGGCACCTGGTGCTGCGCGGCAGCGCCCTGATGCCGACGTGGGTGGGTGAGGAGGCCCGCGACCCCGGCGACCTGGACTGGGTGGTCCTCCCACCCGACCTGGGCATCGCCGACCCGCGGGCCGCGGAGCTGCTCGACGGCCTGGTCGCGGCGGTGCGCGACAGCCCCGCCGCCCCCGGAGGGGTCCTCCTCGACGCGGACGGCGCCGTCGTCGAGGACATCTGGACCTACGACCGCGTCCCGGGACGGCGGCTGCTGCTGCGCTGGTCCTGCGCGGGGCTGCCCGACGGCGCCCTGCAGCTCGACTTCGTGTTCGGGGAGCACCTGCCGGAGCCCGCCGTCACCACACGGGTCCCCACCGCCGACGGCGAGGGGGTGTCGCTGCTCGCGGCGAGCCCGGAGCTGTCGCTGGCCTGGAAGCTGCTGTGGCTGCACGACGACATGTACCCGCAGGGCAAGGACCTCTACGACGCGGTGCTGCTGGCCGAGCGGTACACCCCGCCACGCGACCTGCTGAGGCGGGTGCTGGCCGCGGCCGAGTACCCGGTGGAGGGGCTGACCGCGAAGGCCGTCATGGGCTGGGAGGTGGACTGGGCGGAGTTCGCCGCCGAGTACCCGGACGTGCCGGGCGACGCCGTGTCCTGGAAGCGGCGGCTCGCCGCGGCGCTCGGCCCGGTCCTGGACTGA
- a CDS encoding pyridoxamine 5'-phosphate oxidase family protein produces MERGRPVGELDPRYSSEGAAALDWERARSLLVAAEVFWLSTVRPDGRPHVAPLLAVWLDDALYFCTGPSERKAANLAANPHCVLTTGCNSLGRGLDLVVEGEAVRLADDAALRFVAASFETKYGAPWRFDVADGFFRSGGGTAVVYRLAPATVFGFSRGEEYGQTRWRFR; encoded by the coding sequence ATGGAGCGCGGGCGACCGGTGGGCGAACTGGACCCCAGGTACAGCAGCGAGGGCGCGGCCGCGCTCGACTGGGAGCGGGCGCGCAGCCTGCTGGTGGCGGCCGAGGTGTTCTGGCTGTCGACGGTGCGCCCCGACGGCCGTCCGCACGTCGCTCCGCTGCTGGCGGTGTGGTTGGACGACGCGCTGTACTTCTGCACCGGCCCGTCCGAGCGCAAGGCCGCCAACCTGGCGGCCAATCCGCACTGCGTGCTGACCACGGGCTGCAACTCGCTCGGCCGGGGACTGGACCTGGTGGTCGAGGGCGAGGCCGTGCGGCTCGCCGACGACGCGGCGCTGCGGTTCGTCGCCGCGTCCTTCGAGACGAAGTACGGCGCCCCGTGGCGTTTCGACGTGGCGGACGGCTTCTTCCGCAGCGGCGGCGGCACGGCCGTGGTCTACCGGCTCGCCCCCGCCACCGTCTTCGGGTTCAGCCGGGGCGAGGAGTACGGGCAGACCCGCTGGCGGTTCCGCTGA
- a CDS encoding nitroreductase family deazaflavin-dependent oxidoreductase, whose amino-acid sequence MEQPDLRPPPTGLSRLLFRLPVHLYRARLGWLFGRRLLMLTHTGRVSGRKRRTVIEVVEYDPATGAHTVCSGFGPRADWYRNLVATPEATIQVGVRTIPVTAVPLPVDEAQQVLTRYARRHPRAARALGRFLGLRLDGSEADGRHAARHLPLLRLVPRH is encoded by the coding sequence GTGGAACAGCCCGACCTCCGCCCACCGCCCACCGGTCTGAGCCGCCTGCTGTTCCGACTGCCCGTCCACCTGTACCGCGCCCGCCTGGGCTGGCTGTTCGGCCGCCGACTGCTGATGCTCACCCACACCGGCCGCGTCTCCGGCCGGAAACGCCGGACGGTCATCGAGGTCGTCGAGTACGACCCCGCCACCGGCGCCCACACCGTCTGCTCCGGCTTCGGCCCCCGGGCGGACTGGTACCGCAACCTCGTCGCCACCCCCGAGGCCACCATCCAGGTGGGCGTCCGCACGATCCCGGTCACCGCCGTGCCGCTGCCGGTCGACGAGGCCCAGCAGGTGCTGACGCGCTACGCGCGCCGCCACCCCCGGGCGGCGCGGGCGCTCGGCCGCTTCCTGGGGCTGCGTCTGGACGGCTCCGAGGCCGACGGCCGCCACGCCGCCCGGCACCTGCCCCTCCTGCGCCTCGTCCCCCGGCACTGA